A region of Rhodamnia argentea isolate NSW1041297 chromosome 9, ASM2092103v1, whole genome shotgun sequence DNA encodes the following proteins:
- the LOC125316673 gene encoding protein GLUTAMINE DUMPER 2-like: protein MSSSATATATAVDGGFRKCNSPILYLFGGLTLMLGLIAVTLAVLTCSYRKSSASSGPSRGPEDRTGASNDNDEPSKIEVENNVPKIAVIMPGHENPTFLAKLASSSTTSHNGCQQV from the coding sequence ATGAGCTCCTCCGCCACCGCCACTGCCACCGCCGTGGACGGCGGTTTCCGGAAGTGTAACTCGCCCATTCTGTACCTGTTTGGAGGATTGACTCTCATGCTAGGCCTCATCGCGGTCACCCTGGCGGTCCTCACTTGCTCCTACCGGAAGTCCTCGGCGTCATCCGGCCCGAGTCGCGGTCCTGAAGATCGAACCGGAGCAAGTAATGATAACGACGAGCCATCGAAGATCGAAGTAGAGAACAATGTGCCCAAGATAGCGGTCATAATGCCCGGGCATGAGAATCCCACGTTCTTGGCGAAGCTTGCTTCTAGCTCAACCACGAGCCACAACGGATGCCAACAAGTTTGA